Part of the Gammaproteobacteria bacterium genome, TGACGACCAAGCACGCCGACGAACGCGTTGCGGGATTCCTGCTGAACGTCGCCGACTGGCACGGTCATCACGGTTACTCTTCCGCCGAATTCACCGTGCCGATGTCCCGCGCGGACATCGCCAACTACCTCAACATCAAGCCGGAGACTATCAGCCGGATCCTTTCGCGGTTTCAGCAGGCGGGGCTGCTGTCGATGGAAAGGAAACAGTTCCGAATTCTCGACAGGGACGCGATGTCCCGACAGGCAGGCAGGTTATCGAAAGCGAAGGCCCCGATCGAAAACCGGATGTGAACGCCCCGGCCGATCCTGTCCCCGGCTTGATCGATTCAACGAGGTATCAAACCACGCCGCGAGCGGCACAACTTGGGAGTCCAGAAATGAAAACAACCTGGGTTTTGGTAGCGGACAGCACGAGGGCTCGGCTCCTGGAGGCCGAGAACCCTATCGGACCACTGAAAGAGATCGAAACCCTCGTTCACCCCGAAGGCCGACTGCATGAAAGCGACATCAATTCCGACTCGCCAGGACGCGCCTTCGACAGCGGCGGTCAGGGCCGCCACGCCATGGGGCAGACCGTCGGCGCCAAGGAGCACGAGGCGGGAACCTTCGTCAGGGACATCTCGCAGCGACTCGACCGGGGACGGGAGAGCGGGGATCTGAAACAGCTTATCATCGTAGCGGCACCCGCGCTGCTAGGCCTCTTGCGCAAGCACATGAGTACCGAAACGGCGCGTCTGATCACACTGGAACTCGACAAGAACATCACCCAGATGGGCCCATCCGAGCTGCGAGCCCACCTGCCCGAGCGACTACCCCAACTCGGTGCCTGACCGCCCGGAACCGCTAGCCTTGCGTGTCGAACTCGGGCATTTCACCGGTGACCGGATCCGGCAAGGTCGCGCACCTGGCAAGGGATTCCAGGTGCTCCCTGTCCCTTACCAGAATGCGCCTGCCCTTGACCGACAGGGCGCCATCGTTGTCCAGCTGCGTTAGGGTACGACTCACGGTCTCCAGGGCCAGACCAAGGTAGTCCGCGATCTCCCTCCGCCCCATCGAGAGATTGAACTCGCTCCCCGAGAACCCCCGGGAGGCGAAGCTGTCGGCGAGGCGACACAGGAAGGCCGAGATCTTGGCCGGCGCACTGCGGTGACCACGCAAGAG contains:
- a CDS encoding host attachment protein; its protein translation is MKTTWVLVADSTRARLLEAENPIGPLKEIETLVHPEGRLHESDINSDSPGRAFDSGGQGRHAMGQTVGAKEHEAGTFVRDISQRLDRGRESGDLKQLIIVAAPALLGLLRKHMSTETARLITLELDKNITQMGPSELRAHLPERLPQLGA